From Apium graveolens cultivar Ventura unplaced genomic scaffold, ASM990537v1 ctg39, whole genome shotgun sequence, a single genomic window includes:
- the LOC141701475 gene encoding uncharacterized protein LOC141701475, whose protein sequence is MKWVRVQLGFEGLFAVDPIGRSVGIALLWKERDQAKLISFSQNHIDVEVMIEGMNKWRLSGVYGEPNRGKKHKTWDLLQYLARDSNLTWCVMGDLNNVTSATDKIGGLLYPQWLIDGFNDALQDAGLIDMNIVGHQYTWERGVGMDKWMEVRLDRALTTSAWLNEFSVAKLYNLEGVASYHSPILLVPKQVSKTNYMPRFRFENAWCLDPMCAQLVQDGWDNESGINI, encoded by the coding sequence ATGAAGTGGGTGCGGGTACAGCTGGGTTTTGAAGGTCTTTTTGCTGTTGACCCAATTGGGAGGAGTGTTGGTATTGCGCTATTATGGAAGGAGCGTGATCAGGCAAAACTGATAAGTTTCTCTCAGAATCATATAGATGTTGAGGTGATGATAGAAGGGATGAACAAGTGGAGACTTTCGGGGGTTTACGGAGAGCCAAATCGAGGTAAGAAACATAAAACCTGGGATTTACTGCAGTATCTCGCAAGGGATTCGAATTTAACTTGGTGTGTCATGGGGGACCTTAATAATGTAACATCTGCAACTGATAAGATTGGGGGACTGCTTTACCCTCAATGGTTGATAGACGGCTTTAACGATGCTCTCCAGGACGCAGGGCTGATTGATATGAATATTGTTGGACACCAATATACCTGGGAGAGGGGTGTGGGAATGGATAAATGGATGGAAGTGAGACTCGACAGAGCTCTTACAACGAGTGCATGGTTGAATGAATTTTCGGTTGCTAAGTTATATAATTTGGAGGGAGTAGCATCATACCATAGTCCAATTTTACTAGTGCCCAAACAAGTTAGTAAAACAAATTACATGCCTCGCTTTAGATTTGAAAACGCTTGGTGCTTGGATCCTATGTGTGCTCAGCTTGTGCAAGATGGATGGGATAATGAGAGTGGTATAAACATTTAA